One part of the Marinobacterium rhizophilum genome encodes these proteins:
- the rhtB gene encoding homoserine/homoserine lactone efflux protein, with product MTFTIWLTLLAAATLISLSPGAGAVTAMSYGLSQGCTRAQPAILGLISGYGIQIIIVGVGLGSLIAASVTLFSVIKWIGVTYLVWLGIQKWRDRAELTLDQGQLCGWRRAFGQSLLINITNPKGLVFLIALIPQFLDPAQPQFPQLLIIGATLVTVDWCVMTGYSLLASRLRHLMQNARARRTQNRITGSALIGAGLVLSGAQH from the coding sequence ATGACGTTTACTATCTGGCTGACGCTGCTGGCCGCCGCTACCCTGATCAGTCTGTCGCCGGGAGCCGGCGCCGTTACCGCCATGAGCTATGGCCTGAGCCAGGGCTGCACGCGCGCGCAGCCGGCCATCCTCGGGCTCATCAGTGGCTATGGTATCCAGATCATCATCGTCGGCGTCGGGCTGGGCAGCCTGATCGCGGCCTCGGTCACCCTGTTCAGTGTTATCAAATGGATAGGTGTCACCTACCTGGTCTGGCTTGGCATCCAGAAATGGCGTGACCGGGCTGAGCTAACCCTGGATCAGGGGCAGCTGTGCGGCTGGCGCCGTGCCTTTGGCCAAAGCCTTCTGATCAATATCACCAACCCCAAGGGGCTGGTTTTCCTGATCGCGCTCATTCCACAGTTCCTGGATCCTGCACAGCCACAGTTCCCACAATTGCTGATTATCGGCGCCACCCTGGTCACCGTCGACTGGTGCGTCATGACCGGCTACAGCCTGCTGGCCTCGAGGCTGCGACACCTGATGCAGAACGCCCGGGCACGCAGAACCCAGAACCGGATCACCGGCAGCGCGCTGATTGGTGCAGGTCTGGTATTGTCCGGTGCCCAGCACTAG